ACACAAATTCCTACTGGAATAGTGAACTGGATTTCACTATTTTTCAGATTTCTATACTTCAGCATGTTTATTGCAAACCCTGAGGGTCAGCAGCACAAGCCAGGCTTGGTGCCAGAAGCAGGAAATTCTCACAGGATGGACTTTTCCATCTCAAGCTGCAGGAAGCCAACAAGGAATCCTGTGTTTGCCCACAGGTATCTTTACTGTAAGGACACTAATTTGTCCCGACTGGAATATCTGAGGAGGGAAGTTCTCCCTGCAAGTTGGCCAGGGGTGTGTTGTCTTAGGAAGCACCGCCTTCCAGCCTGCCCTGGTCCCGCTCTACCATGTCCTACCTCTGGCACAGACGTTTGTGGTCACCAGCACCTTCTCCTTGCCCTCTCGGAAGCGCTCAatcacagcagctctttgctcCACCATCATCTCCCCGCTAAGCAAGGCCACCTGATGGCCTTCCCTggacagctctgctgccagccACCCCGCTGTCTTCCGAGTCTGGAACACACAGCCCAAAGTTGAGACGGAGTTTTAATGCCGGAAAGCAGGAATAAACCTCTCTGGGGGACACTGGAAGCTCAGCagctgtgtttgtgtctcaAAAGGAAACGGCTATTAAGTGCTGTGCCCACTCCCTCCCTGTTACAAACTGTATCACAATGAGGAAAATGGGCCTCTGCCCCTATAGGAGCCCTTGATTAAGAAAAGGACACCTTTTCTTTGTCCTCTCCTCCTTGAATTTCAATCTGCTGGAGACTGGTATGACACATGTACACTGAAAACTCATGTAAATGGTCACAAAAACACAACTACTCAGCTTGGCAAATGGCAGAGTTAGAGCTCAATGTAGTTGTGAAATCCCACAAAGGCTCTACGCAGCCTTGAATTAAATCCAGTTATGATGCAGTTTTCTGAGCTCCAATTATGTCCTGAGACAGCCTAAAAGCAAACTGCTATAGCAGACTCCAGTTTTACCCTGAGCTCATTTTACCTGGCTGTTCTGTGCTGTCAGCACGGGTTCTTCCCTAAAAGTTGTTATGGTGGcttccaaaaaaagaaaacaaagtctcAGTATGATCCACAGGGAGACTCCAGAGACGTATCCCCAATTACATGAGGGGACTGCTCTGTATCAgtcacagaagcaaaaaaattccCCATCCCTCATTCTGCCTTATTCTCACCCATTTTCCAACCTCACTGGTTTTTTCCCTGCAGTAATTCCAAGTATGGTTTGGAAAACTGTGTGTTACTCTGTTTCAGAGGACTTTGGGAAATAAAATGACTATTCAGGAGTAAAAGTGACCAGTGTGGTCTCCTGGATGGACAATCCCAGGGAAACAAGTGCTAACCTGGCTCTCAAGATTTCACTCTTAGAGGAAGCCAGAGATGCAAAAAGGGCAATTTATGTTCTCGGTTTCTTTCTGAAAACCATGTCTGGCCAGTTTTTTGACACAAGCAACCACTACAGAAccgtagaatggtttgggcagGGGTCACTGGGACTAACATTCCCTGGAAGCACTCACATGGCAGAAGATCATGGCCTGGGCGATGGTGATCGCACCATAGATATTGCAGAGAGCTCTGAACTTCTCATCTCTGTTGTTGCACAGGACATAATACTGCTTGATGGTATCCAGGGTCTCCTCCTCGCGCTTCAGTTTGATAATGTTTGGGTCAGGAACAACTTTTTGAGCAAACTTCCACACAGAATCCTCAAAGGTGGCTGAAAACAGCAGCATCTGGCAGTCCCTAGGGAGCATTCTGCAAGAGAGGAAAATGGGCAGAGTTCCCACATACCACCATCATCTCCTGATATCCTGATGGGATTAAtgctgcagggaaagcagaaCCATAACCTTGGAACCAGGTATTTCAGAGGCTGGAAAGACTAACACTAATCTTACCCACCCCTGATCACTCCCTCACAGACCAGAGGCACCCAGACTTGTCTTCTTAAAAGGAATAAGCCTGCTCCAGGGACAATCTTTTTATTCTATAAGGAAATGGAACTGCTTGTCATCCCCTGACATTATGCCTCTAATATGAATTAGTGCTAAATCtataattttaatctttttgcATCATCAGTGAAGACACCAGTCAAgactccagccctgctgtccctATGGTCCAAGTCCCTACCTCTGAATGCGGATGCTCTGGTCCTGGTGGCCCTGGGTCGCGATCATCACATCGGCCTCATCCAAGACAAACACTTTGATCTTCTTGGGATCTATGAATTTCAGTTTGGAACACCAGTCCAGCACGGTGCCGGGTGTGCCAATTACAATCTGCTCCGAGATCTTCTGCCCTCTCTCCACTGCCAAGACAGAAAGGAGGGCTGTTGTAGGATGGCTGTGCACATAGGGAAATGCTCTGCCCCTCTCTGATCCAGCCTATTTCATCTCCTGGTGCACCtaagaaacattattttctcaTTCCTGCTGGTGGCACTTCCCCCTACTCACATTTGTTGCCTCGGACAGCATATGCAAGTTTCAGCTCTGGATAAAAGTTTCCCATCTGTTCAATCACTTTTCCTGTTTGAAGTGCCAGCTCGTATGTTGGGGAAAGGCACAAACACTGCGGGGACAGGATAACAAGTTTGAGATCATCAACATCCAGGGCAACACTGTCAcacttgctttttaaaatctttgctGAAGTTCTTTTCAAGAAAACATGCAAGTAGCTGAACAGTTTCTCAACTACCCCATAAGGAAACTGGGTTAAAAAAGTCCTTTTCCAGGCTCTGTTGtcagatattttctttccatcccAAATCCACTTTCCCAACTCCCTTGAGCCTGCAATACTTCTCTGATTTAATTCCTCCCAGAATGATTTAACTCCTCAGAGACCAATGGCATCCTGTGTGATGCACGGGAAGGACTGAAAGGAATAAGTTTTGAGCAAAATCCATGCCTTTTGCACTAAAGGCATTTTAACAGATCCCCAAATGTCCATCCCCGTTAAGCAGTTTACAGAAGAAACAACATAATGGCTCCATCAAGCCATGAATTTACATTTCAGGCTCTTCACTAGATGGCATTGCACCACCACAGAACGCCCCATCCATAGGATATCCATCATGGAACAGCCACATCCTAGAAACTTCACCTGGGGATACTTGTTTCCGGGTTCAACACGGCTAAGCATGGCCAGGACAAAGGCAGCTGTCTTGCCAGTACCGGACTGCGATTGTGCGATCAGGTTCTGAgggctgcagggcacagcagacACAGGCTCAGAGGGTGAACCCCACAAACAACACAATCCCAGGGTTGGGCGAGACAGAAAACACAGTGTGTGGCATTTTGGTACCTGTTAGGCTTCCCCTTGCTCTGGACTGGCAGCTAATTTGGCCAGCTACACTCCATGGGGTAGAAATTACTTCCTGCCCAACTGTCTCTGTCAACATCTCTTGATTATGGAGATTTGCAAGGAGAACTGTGATTATCTGTCAGTACTTTTCCATTTCATGTCTCCCCCAGTGTCTCAGTACCTTACAcattccagctcagggctgtaGAAAGGAAAACCAGCCACGCAGGCAGTGCAGCACCTCAGCTATTCTCACCCACCCAGGATTTCTGAGCTATTTCACATTATTTCTCCCCAAACTGATGAGGAAAATGGGATTGACCACAGCACTGAGCATTTGGTACCGGCCCTAGGAAAATGACAAATCCAGGGCTGGTGTCACATAGTTCATGACCACACTGTGGCATGGGAACCCTTAGTCCATATCCTGACAGGTTCCCCATCACCACCTCCCATCCAAAGTCCAGGAAAAGCACGCTAAGCCTTTCAAATCCTTCCATACTGGAAGACAGCGGGAAGAATGTGCACGTACGGTTCAGCAAGCATCATGGGCA
Above is a window of Pseudopipra pipra isolate bDixPip1 chromosome 22, bDixPip1.hap1, whole genome shotgun sequence DNA encoding:
- the LOC135426003 gene encoding ATP-dependent RNA helicase DDX19B; protein product: MATDSWALAVDEQEAAAESLSTLHLKDEKTKPDANGAVVKADDNVEKTEDEEKEDRAAQSLLNKLIRSNLVDTTNQVEVLQRDPTSPLYSVKSFEELRLKPQLLQGVYAMGFNRPSKIQENALPMMLAEPPQNLIAQSQSGTGKTAAFVLAMLSRVEPGNKYPQCLCLSPTYELALQTGKVIEQMGNFYPELKLAYAVRGNKLERGQKISEQIVIGTPGTVLDWCSKLKFIDPKKIKVFVLDEADVMIATQGHQDQSIRIQRMLPRDCQMLLFSATFEDSVWKFAQKVVPDPNIIKLKREEETLDTIKQYYVLCNNRDEKFRALCNIYGAITIAQAMIFCHTRKTAGWLAAELSREGHQVALLSGEMMVEQRAAVIERFREGKEKVLVTTNVCARGIDVEQVSVVINFDLPVDKDGNPDNETYLHRIGRTGRFGKRGLAINMVDSKHSMNILNRIQEHFNKKINKLDTDDLDEIEKINN